The Plasmodium sp. gorilla clade G2 genome assembly, contig: PADLG01_00_11, whole genome shotgun sequence sequence tcggCATACCCATAAggatacatatattattccacaaactaatataatttttttggtaTGGAATGAAAATAAGGaacttttcttttcattttttttttcgactTCCATTAAAGAACAACTAGAGCAATTTTTCGAATTGGCATTTTTACAATTCGAACATCCTGGGGATTTAAGATTAGTCCTATTAGAAAGGCACATTTTTgcttaagaaaaataattatatatatattatttctaagATGGGTGTttctaaaaataattataaatacaaatattatgtatatttatatatattttattttttttagaaatatatatttaaaaataaaaaaaaataataaaataaaataaatatttatatttttttttttattttatttgtatttttattttttttgttagtttatttttatttttacataaagTGCATATcaatgtttttataaaagatagattctatatatgtattttttcaatgatttatattatcacgatctcaaaagaatatatgttataaagacataattaattaaattagaAGAAGTTAAAACTAAtacatgtattatatatacgaCTACAAAttgtaaaataattaattatttcattgaaatattaattcttttgtatcttaaaattaataaatgcatttaaaatatatcttataaatgtatttttttattttgttcttttgtATCTCtccttttttatcataaaatattaaaaaatatgaaataaagaatattttcATGTTAAATATTCAATGTTAAAAAactatgaaatataaaaaaatatattatatatatatatatatgtgtataatatttatataatgtttaaatataaatcaaacCTACATAatctatttattatttaaaaatattatgtatttatttaaatgtatttttttttaacattttttctttttttctttttgtattctttttaatatcaatcaattaatatatatttttttttaaacatatatattataagttttgtatttcaaaaaaaaaaaaaaaaaaaaaaattattaaaaataataaacatattaagAATTTACcttttataatttgtttaataaaatataatgcaaatttttgtttacatcatattttataagtaataaaaatatatattatatatattttatggtattttataaaaatatattaaaatatttgaaatacAGTTATAATATAACTTAAAtgccatatatatttaaaaaaagcaTATATTGAcatctaatatattattctttattattatttaataaaaaaataattattattttataatttattattatgtttacaaatataattatatataaatgcaatcatataaaattatattttcccTGTACTTATTACAAATGAAATCATTTAAGATACCATtcctttttttgttatattttagtacataatataatatttcatatattttacatttgtatcaaatttttctttttttttcattgaaataatttcatatatgatatattttaattaaaccTTATtcgtttttaattttttatatgtatcctaaattaatatgtaaacaaatataaaacaaaatatgaaataagtAACCAGgtaatcaaaataaaataaaaaaataaacaaataagtAATGCTAAGGGGTTATATTACcatgtataataaatatatataatatgatattataatataatatttttatataaatgattattGTTAAAAGATAATAGGGGGAAAAaattctacatatatattaaatcaaaATTTGTTATTAGTACACTtcattgtatatttttttttgaatatccTATTTTCTTCAAacgttttataaataaattttaatccTAATGTTTAATTccctatttttttataattatcttaatataatattttctttccaTTCTATAACAttttcaataaaaaaaaataataaataatatattgatacTGGTTCCTATGTTTTCAACCATTGTCTAAAAGATTTATGAATATGTTGATTTCcttcaatataaatatattttatagttTTGCGATATtctatgaaaatataattttacagATCTTTATATCTTACATTAAtctaattattttaaataattctaaatattattcatatatgtatatataaatatatgtatatttttattttaacaaatttttcatattttctaaaatataatacaaaacacatactatatgtatattaatataatctatcattttaaaatagagtaatggaatatatttattaaaaatatttaaaataggaaataatttaatgtattttttttaagtataatgaaatataatattatattcataaaaatatgtccttatatttttttcaattttaaccatatattttatataataatataaccaaaaataaaataaaaaatcaaatatatagaatataattataataggGAAAGTTatgttaaattaaatatttgacttacatcatatatattcgTTATGTAAACATatagtaaataaataaacaatcaGTGCATTTTATAAACTAATAACTTTGTAGATactattaaatttatatttgttcattatatatatgggtgttatatttaacaataattttgtattatatataataaaaaaaaatatgtttttgtatttaatgatatgatacaattatatatatatatatatatacaaaaataaatttaactAAAAGAACCATAAGagtaatttaatttttcattgaCTATCACAcagtatattttttcattttaatgttataacaacataaatatatatattaatgaaaatataaattcaaatataatttatgcataattaaaataaaaaccatataaacaaaaagaaaatatataaaaaaaaatatattaaggcaaatatataaagagaaatatttttattaacaaaTAGTTTTACgaaagaaattatatgttattttctaaaaacaaaaaaacaaatattaaaataaatcaacCAAACGAAAAATAAAagcaaaaaattaaaacaaataaaccAAACCAAATAAAAccaaagaaacaaaaaaacaaaaaaaaaataataataaaaaacaatcaaaacaaataatcgaaacaaatgagaaaaaaaaaaaaaacatatatatattttaatcaaATACAAATTCTAAATCATATTAAAACTCCTAAATCATGTTATAAatcacatacatatatgtacattAGTGAAATCGTGCGACCATTAATTCGTCGTCGGGTTCGTCAAATTCTTTTTCATCATCGTCATTATCTGCCGAACCTGtttcttctattttttcAACATCAATATACGTACTAGTGGGTGACTTTGTTACTTTCGTTGTCTCATCAACGGCAGTAAATAATTGTGTTTCCTCCACCTCTTCAACCACAGGACAGTAATCACATCTTTCGTTTAAAAACTGTTCGTTTTTGCCACATTCGTCAAAAAAAGCAAAATCGTCCACATAAGTCGCCATTTTGTTCTTGAACGCATTTTCCATATCGTATGTTCTTAAATTATTCATGGTCTCCTCGTTAGTGTCGTGTAAATAATtcatgattttatttttagacGAAAGCCTTGAAGCAATAACTTCACCCAAATAcccatattttttcatacttAAATATGCTTCACGTTCATACTTTATCAAAATATCACTTGTATATTCTTTAAGTTTTGTTCttacaaaatttattaaatatttattgaatACAGTATAATATCGATCCAGGAAACGGAAATTGCtcgtaatataaaaattaatattttcaaaatatgcatataaaggaaaaactgcgaaaaaacaaaaagcgTACATGAACCCGTTCGTCAATTCCATGAAAAAATTTCTATTAAAACTATGAACGGAAGGTTTACGTTCGTATGTATGTTCTTTCACATGTTGTGTTTGTTCTTTTATTGCAGTACCAAACCCTCCAGGAAACGATTTGCCTGCATCCAGGTATAAATTCGTGAAAAAGTAAAAGAACAAATATTGGGATGCTTGACCAGCAAGAAggttaaaaaagaagaaattatgTGGCGTAGGACTTCCTTGCTCACAACTACTAGGAGTAGTACTACAATTATGGCCTTCAGTATTAGCTTTTGTGCATTTAACACCTTGTGCCCAATCAATTGATCCCTTAATTCTgagatatagaaaaaaagtCGTAATTGGTAAAAATTTTCTTCCAATAAACTGACCTACTTTTTTAGCTGAATAAAAGTTTGCGCTTGCTACTGCTTGATATTCACATAAAAGActcaaatttttataatttaacatCTCGTACATTTTGGATGCAAGCATGAAATAGTTGGAGAAAACGAACGTTTTCCCATATTTTAATTGTGTTATAGGTTTTTTCGCATATGGTGGCAACAAACTGTTCGTCATACTATCCATAATACTTCCGTTATATACATATGCAAAAGTAAGAAATGCGGAGGTACTTGTTGCTACCTGGATATTTTCACTTAATCCATATGCTTTGTCAAGATGATCTGCATGGTTGCTTAACATTGTGGAAAACAACATTTGAAATGCTGCAAACATCGTTTTCGCATAATATCGTGATGCCATAGAATTATGGATTTCTACTTCCCGTTCTTCTTTGTTTAATTTCGAATAATTATTTGCCACATTCATGAAAAAAACATTATTCACACtctacaaaaaaaacatatatgtaGGTGGGTGAACATATATGAATGTTTGTGTAGATATATGtgtttatgtatatatacaaacacatatatacatatatacatatatatatacatacatatgtatatttttttttaccattTTGTCGTTTCTTCTTTGTGTTCTGTACGTTTCTTCAATTCgtctaaataataaataaactgTTTGTAGGAACGAAGTGTCCGAAAATATATCTgtgttaaaattataaatggaAAACAATTCGTCCACTACTTCTTtcaatatttctttatttattttaaatccATAAATAATaccatatttataaaaattgacAGAATTCCCCATAATGCTATGCAATGTATGGTAGACGCGAtcttttacttttttatatgttggTGTAGCAGTCATATATTTTCTCATATTGAAAATATCTGCAAAAAATAACACGTCGTCAAAATGGGTTTTGTACAAATCCATGGAGTCGCGCATTAACATTAATTTgttattgatattataaatattatgatatttatataaatttttcacATGTCGTTGATCAAAATACATATCGTAGGCACATTCGATCAACGATTTCAAAACTTTGTTCCACTGGTTCATTTTAGGAGGTTCGAATTTCTGTGATAACACTTTATCGTGTAAatcttttcttatatatggATTGTGATAATTGGAAAAATAAAACCCTGCGGGCGAACTAATCATCCAATCTTTAAATTTATGTTCGAGAATTAAAGATAAAGGATAGGATCTAGGTAATCCTAGAGGTGGTTCATTCAATTGATGGAAAAAATCTAGTTGGAGAAACGAGTTTACATGGACCAAAAACGTCAGAGcgtttttcattttttccaATGTTCCAACTTTCATTAATTTCTCCAATTCTGcgaaaatgtatatatgtatatgtatatataagtgggtatatatatatagtgattacaaatatatttgtttgttaCCATCGACCAAATTGTTTGGAATACGTTTTCTAACATACAAAGTgtagtatttttttataggaGAGGGGAACCAATAGTTCGTCACAACAGTTTTGTTGAACGAAtcttcatcttttatatttaaatacattGCTTCAGCAACATTTTTGTAGGGAATATCTGTAggttatatgtatatacgtGTGTAtagttatatgtatattcatatgtacatatatattttttttattaccttTAAAACTTGTGAGTCgaaataaaaataggaaTGTGTACCAATTAATATCATGGGATAAGAAATTACTGTACTCTTGATATATATCTAATGTTCTCATTAGAGATGATACTTTTTGTATTTTGAGCCCTTTAGTTAAATATACGTAAAATTTCTGTACCATCGAAGGAACATCATCGAATTTCactaaaaaaatacatatataaatatgtatgtatttatgtatatatatccacatgtttatttttttatattactgtTTGAGTATAAGAAAGCTCCTTTACATACATCGCATTTTGATACCTCGTTGAGGAAATTACTATCTTTTGATAATGTGTTTGGTTGATGTAAATGACATTTCTCAATAcctatcaatatatatatgtatatatatttatatgtatatttatatatatttatatgtacatatatatttatatttatatgtatatatatatatatatatatatatatatatatttttatttacattttaataaGTTTTCAAAAAGTTTGGAAAACTCTTTTTCTTCCGTAAAAGACATTTCGAcagctaaaaaaaaaaaataataaaatatatgatgatatttatattatatacacttatacacatatataaacacatatacatattatatatatatccttacTGTTATAATATCCTGGTAAATAAAGTGATGTGACATAGGCTCTTGTATCataatctaaaaaaaaaacatatatatatatatacaatcacatatatatgtatatatatatttattttttattacttaaAAGTCCtgttaaatttaataaatggacatataatgttttttttgttccaTAGGAACTGTAACGTTtcatgaaataataataattcaaatatatattatatgcacTTATTTCACGATTAGGTTCTTCTTGTTCAGGAAAAGTATTTTCTTCGTTtgcttcttttttaaattggttcgtatgataaataatacattctTTAGGATCATTACAcataaatgaaaagaaataatctttaatatatttatgttccATCATCCCATGTAAATCAAAATCGGTATCTTGTgtagtttttattatttctaactgatatttattaaaataatgtattagatattctaatatattacattccATAGATGTGTGTGATCGATCAACTTTCAAGTAcgtttttcttctttttttttcggAATAGTAAACGGATTCGTGGTCGCACATCATATCAAGAACCTTAAATCTGTCAGACATGGAGAATTCTAAAATTTTTTGCCaactaaaaaattttatacttTTTGCTTGGAAAtaattgttataatttttaagtgCTAATTTTAATACAATAAAATGTCCCAGggctattaaaaaaaatatatatacatatatatgtatataaatgtaaatatgtatatgtaaatatatatatatttatttgtaccTATTAGATGAGGACCCAAATGATTAATTAACCCTAATCCATATTGATTTGTTATATCATCTAACGCTtccataaaatttatattggAGTTGgtcgtaaaaaaaaaatcatttgtATCCATGACATCTATTTTGGTATCATCAAGTATAGGTATTTCAGGTTTTTTTAGTAtctcttcattttctttcatttCTCTTACATGTGTTAACAAATTAGTAAAAAATGTTGCGTGATCACCTACAGGACGTGTTGTTTTCTCTTGTACATCTTTTGCTATGAAaacattatttaattcttcgAGCGCAGTTTTTAAATCATTGTTTTGTTTATACGAATCTAATGGTATAAGcattaattttattgtttttaatGTTCttacaataaatattttttttttaattatatctgAAATGTCAGAATTATAAATTTCTATTAATTGTTTTTTCATAAGATGTTCATATTTTACCATATCGTGAAAGGTCGATTGGATCGTAGGTATAACATACGATTCATCGTTCGtatcatttacattttttttttgaaatttcGATATATCTAACAATTCTTCCATTCCTTGTTTAAGGAGaggatattttaatttatcctTTTCTAATGATtctaaaattaatttttctaatattGTTAAATTCTTATGTAGTTCATCATTTCCAATCATCGATTTTAACTGCTcgatattatcattatattgtaCATTATGGCTACTAGTTACAGTTTCATTTTCGTTATCATTTATGGAACATATTGccttttcatttaaatataaagtgAATATGaggaaggaaaaaaatattttaaaaaatgaaaccattttttactattaatttttatacgtatataatttttagtacaaattacatatttatgCGTACTCAAATATCTGTGAATTTATGTTTGAAAAAAACGTACAGAAATATATAACCCAGaatacaaagaaaaaaaaaaattaaaaccgTATTCAAAAAGGAGtacacaaaaatattatatatatgtgtgtatatgaattattatacatatatataatggaataatatttttttactgCCAgacaaattttttaattttcatatatttgaACTAAACCAATTATGaccatttttataatttcacaTATTTTGAAAGAAACGAATTCTAAATATAAGGAcggaaatatataataaatatgaaatataagtCAATTTtcccatttttattttcttttacgTTTATTATAATGCATAATTATGcatatttcttaattttttaattaatataaataaataatttaatttatacaaaaaaatataaataattcaattaatacaaataaaacaaataatttaattaatattaatgaatacGTAATGTAATTAATACAAAAGAATACGtaatgtatttaaaaaaaatatatgttataaaataacatgaaatatatgacctaaattaaatataataaacgtAGTCGAGAATATtcgaatataaaaaattatataacttCTCGTTCCTTTTTGATATCGGTGCAActacaaattaaaaaacaaaccaaataaaaaaattagaaatttaaactatattgtatataataagatgATATCTTTTTAgaaaaatcatttttattaatttaaaaaacgattaaaaataataaataaaaattaataattaatacgaataattaaaatatggatttttattttggttctttatattaaatatattttttgaaacgttttttttctctcttttttattttttttcttttttataattttcaaaatatgtatatgtataaattgtatatattaaaataaaaataacaataaatcgaaaaaaaaatattttacctattttataatatatatttaccatATAAAAACCATAATCGtattgtattaaaaaaaaaattcatattttacaatttaaaattataatttttatttgcgTTAAATACCTAATAACAATTGCAcctatttataaataatagaatatatatatattatttatacatttcgtatattttttaaaatatattacataaaacataatataatatacctacatatattattattatatatttttgtttataatatatttttgatatattttttatttttttagtaaaatatataaagacttatcataataattcgAAGTAGTATTATAATAGTTTTGTTTCGATATATGACATATATTTTcgtacattattattaaatgaatttatataaatacaaatattacatatataaatatatttatattttttgttattttatattttatgtaatttaaattactgtttcataattatatataaatataatataattattagatGGTTTTAGATTTTAaacattttttgttttttattttcttatttttcttatataattttttcaataatatttctttagcatatttaatttaaatatgaataatttttttttcttaatattaatttttgcttaaaaaaagaaggatatatatatattgaaaaactATATTagacattattttttatataatttataataaatgctttagcattatataattttatataaacgatcaatgattatatttatatataatgatttgTGAAAACATCAacgaatttttattatgtcgTCTCACTATATAGGaaattgtatttatttaataatatatatacattttatataaatatcatactatactaaaatgaaatatatatgtgtatatatgtttgtgtATATGTATAAGGTTCAAGTATTTTATTAgacaatatttatatcatatatatcaaaaaaatggaatgtttttttgttcttttttatttccacTGAacgtattataatattttctttttatgaaacacgttttattataaattgatataattgttttttttaataaatgtctatatatttttaaaaatataaataaaaaaaaaaactatgtTTCAACCTACATAAAggttcaaaatatataatgataaaattttgtacaagaatatttatgtacatatttacatatatattatacaatattaaatattagtataattatgtattagAAGGATatggtatatttttataacaattataaatatatatgttattatatatatatgtgatattcatataaatttagGTTATATATCTAATCTTTGCGGATTCTTCATCCTTTctgtaaatattttcttatgctcattatataaatcaatttttaatgtatcataatactttaaaaataaataaataaattctttCATTTCATCAAGTGATGCTCCATCTTTAATTAAACTATAAAAATT is a genomic window containing:
- a CDS encoding cytoadherence linked asexual protein 3.1, putative, which codes for MVSFFKIFFSFLIFTLYLNEKAICSINDNENETVTSSHNVQYNDNIEQLKSMIGNDELHKNLTILEKLILESLEKDKLKYPLLKQGMEELLDISKFQKKNVNDTNDESYVIPTIQSTFHDMVKYEHLMKKQLIEIYNSDISDIIKKKIFIVRTLKTIKLMLIPLDSYKQNNDLKTALEELNNVFIAKDVQEKTTRPVGDHATFFTNLLTHVREMKENEEILKKPEIPILDDTKIDVMDTNDFFFTTNSNINFMEALDDITNQYGLGLINHLGPHLIALGHFIVLKLALKNYNNYFQAKSIKFFSWQKILEFSMSDRFKVLDMMCDHESVYYSEKKRRKTYLKVDRSHTSMECNILEYLIHYFNKYQLEIIKTTQDTDFDLHGMMEHKYIKDYFFSFMCNDPKECIIYHTNQFKKEANEENTFPEQEEPNREISAYNIYLNYYYFMKRYSSYGTKKTLYVHLLNLTGLLNYDTRAYVTSLYLPGYYNTVEMSFTEEKEFSKLFENLLKCIEKCHLHQPNTLSKDSNFLNEVSKCDVCKGAFLYSNMKFDDVPSMVQKFYVYLTKGLKIQKVSSLMRTLDIYQEYSNFLSHDINWYTFLFLFRLTSFKDIPYKNVAEAMYLNIKDEDSFNKTVVTNYWFPSPIKKYYTLYVRKRIPNNLVDELEKLMKVGTLEKMKNALTFLVHVNSFLQLDFFHQLNEPPLGLPRSYPLSLILEHKFKDWMISSPAGFYFSNYHNPYIRKDLHDKVLSQKFEPPKMNQWNKVLKSLIECAYDMYFDQRHVKNLYKYHNIYNINNKLMLMRDSMDLYKTHFDDVLFFADIFNMRKYMTATPTYKKVKDRVYHTLHSIMGNSVNFYKYGIIYGFKINKEILKEVVDELFSIYNFNTDIFSDTSFLQTVYLLFRRIEETYRTQRRNDKMSVNNVFFMNVANNYSKLNKEEREVEIHNSMASRYYAKTMFAAFQMLFSTMLSNHADHLDKAYGLSENIQVATSTSAFLTFAYVYNGSIMDSMTNSLLPPYAKKPITQLKYGKTFVFSNYFMLASKMYEMLNYKNLSLLCEYQAVASANFYSAKKVGQFIGRKFLPITTFFLYLRIKGSIDWAQGVKCTKANTEGHNCSTTPSSCEQGSPTPHNFFFFNLLAGQASQYLFFYFFTNLYLDAGKSFPGGFGTAIKEQTQHVKEHTYERKPSVHSFNRNFFMELTNGFMYAFCFFAVFPLYAYFENINFYITSNFRFLDRYYTVFNKYLINFVRTKLKEYTSDILIKYEREAYLSMKKYGYLGEVIASRLSSKNKIMNYLHDTNEETMNNLRTYDMENAFKNKMATYVDDFAFFDECGKNEQFLNERCDYCPVVEEVEETQLFTAVDETTKVTKSPTSTYIDVEKIEETGSADNDDDEKEFDEPDDELMVARFH